GGTTGACACATGGAGAACCGTGCCGCGCTCACGCATCCCGTCCGCCTCGACGACCTGATCGAGGCCATCAAGAAGTCCCACACCGACGCCCTCGACCAGCTCACCGACGCGGTGCTCGCCGCCGACCACCTCGGCGAGGTCGCGGACCACCTGATCGGCCACTTCGTGGACCAGGCCCGCCGTTCCGGCGCGTCCTGGACCGACATCGGCCGCAGCATGGGCGTCACCCGGCAGGCCGCGCAGAAGCGCTTCGTGCCGAAGGACCCGGGTGGCGAGCCGGGTGCCCTCGACCCCAGTCAGGGCTTCGGCCGCTTCACCCCGCGTGCCCGCAACGTCGTGGTGGTCGCGCAGAACGAGGCCCGGGCGGGCAGCCGGGCCGAGATCACCCCGGCCCACCTGGTGCTCGGCCTGCTCGGCGAGCCCGAGGGGATCGGCGCCGCGGCGATCACCGCCCAGGGCGTCACGCCGGAGGCCGTCCGGGCGGCCGCCGAGGCGGCGCTGCCGCCGGTCTCGGCGGAGCTGCCCGCCCTCGTCCCGTTCGACACCGCCGCCCGCAAGGTGCTGGAGCTGACCTTCCGTGAGGCCCTGCGGCTGGGCCACAACTACGTCGGCACCGAGCACATCCTGCTCGCCCTCCTCGAAGTGGAGGGCGGCGAGGGGGTGCTGGCCGGCCTGGGTGTCGACAAGGCCGCGGCCGAGCGCGACATCGCGGCGGCCCTGGCGGCGGCGGTCGAGGCGATGGGGGCGGAGGGGGCGGAGGGGGCCTGAGCCGGGCCGGCGGCGCTGCGGGGGTTGCGCGGCCGTGCCGGCCCGAATGGCGGGGGCTGCCGCAGCGCGGCTGTCCGAATGGCGGGATGCCCTTGGCATCCCGCCATCGTCGTGTTCGGCGGATATCGCCGCCGGGGTACGACTTGACCGATCCGTGATGCACCGTCGAAGCATTCCTGCTATTGCGCGGGGCGAGTTCGCGCCACCGGACGCGGGGCCCGGCAGGGGGCGTCGACCGGTCCGCATCCTCGGCGGACGGCCGCGGCCGACGGCTCCGGTCGGGCGGCCGTGCCCCGTCCACCGCCCGCCCCCGGCGCCCGGCGCGGCCTCCGGGCACCGTGCAGGTCCTGTAATGAAGTTGTGCGATGCAACCTCATGTGATGCGTCGGTAAAGGCGTTTCACCTGTTCAGGGGCTGTTTGGCAGCCAGGAGTGTTCGGTGTGACGCCTGGTGACGGCACCTCAGGAGCAGGGGTGCGTTTTCCCTACTGTTATACGGTGTGGCTAATATCCGTCCGTCAGAGTCCTTATCAGATTCGACCAGTTCCGAACGACTGGCGTCATCTCCAAGGAGAATCCCCTGCGCACGCGCGCGACTCGGCGGATCAACTCGGGCAGGCTCTCGCTCCGCGCGACCCTGCTCGTGCTGGCCATCGTCCCCGGTGTGGCGCTCGCCGCACTCTGGGCCGTCGCCAGCGGACAGCTCCTGCTCGACTTCCAACGCCAGGCCGCCCAGGGCCTCCTGGCGCAGAAGGCCGGCCAGCCGTCCAACATCGTCTACTACAGCCTCCAGGAGGAGCGCCGGCTCAGCGCCGAAACCCTCGCCCGGCACAGCGGGCCCGACGACGCGCTGCGGGCGCAGCGGGTCAAGACCGACCAGGCCATCGTCCAGTTCCAGACGCTCTCCGACGTCGAGGCCTCCGACGCACCCGCCGAGGTCCGCCAGGCGGTCCAGCGGGCCCGCCAGGCGATCGGCCAACTGCCGGCCCAGCGCACCCTGGTGGACGGCGGCGGCAGCGAGCAGCAGGCCGCCGTCTACCGGTACTACACCGACCTGATCGCGGTCGACCTCCAGCTCTTCTCGGCCCTCAGCCACGTCGACAACGGCCGGGTCACCACGCTCTCCCAGCCGCTGGTCGACCTGTTCTGGACCAAGGAGATGATCTCCCGGTCGGATGCCCTGCTCGCCCGCGGCTGGGCCGACGGCAGCCTCTCCGCCGACGACTACCAGCAGTTCCGGCAGTCCGTCGACGATCAGCCCTTTCAGTACGGCACCAAGGTCGCCCCCTACCTCGCGCCCGACGAGGCCGCGATGTGGCAGCGCATCGCGAACGGCCCCGCCTGGCAGACGAAGACCCGCCTGGAGCAGTCCCTGCTCAAGCCCGTGGCGGCCGACAAG
The Kitasatospora paranensis genome window above contains:
- a CDS encoding Clp protease N-terminal domain-containing protein, whose amino-acid sequence is MENRAALTHPVRLDDLIEAIKKSHTDALDQLTDAVLAADHLGEVADHLIGHFVDQARRSGASWTDIGRSMGVTRQAAQKRFVPKDPGGEPGALDPSQGFGRFTPRARNVVVVAQNEARAGSRAEITPAHLVLGLLGEPEGIGAAAITAQGVTPEAVRAAAEAALPPVSAELPALVPFDTAARKVLELTFREALRLGHNYVGTEHILLALLEVEGGEGVLAGLGVDKAAAERDIAAALAAAVEAMGAEGAEGA